In Streptomyces sp. SID8374, one genomic interval encodes:
- a CDS encoding 6-phosphofructokinase translates to MRIGVLTSGGDCPGLNAVIRSVVHRAVVDHGDEVIGFHDGWKGLLEADYRKLDLDAVGGILARGGTILGSSRVQPAHLRDGVERARGHVADLGLDAIIPIGGEGTLKAANLLSEAGLPIVGVPKTIDNDISSTDVTFGFDTAVGVATEALDRLKTTAESHQRVLIVEVMGRHTGWIALHSGMAAGAHAIVVPERPFDIDELTELVGKRFSAGKKFAIVVVAEGAKPRAGSMQFEQGVKDIYGHERFAGVATQLSGELEQRLGKEARPVILGHVQRGGTPTAYDRVLATRFGWHAVEAAHRGEFGMLTALRGTDIVMVPLAEAVETLKTVPAERYAEAECVL, encoded by the coding sequence ATGCGCATTGGCGTACTCACCTCCGGCGGCGACTGCCCCGGCCTCAACGCCGTCATCCGTTCCGTCGTGCACCGCGCGGTGGTGGACCACGGCGACGAGGTCATCGGCTTCCACGACGGGTGGAAGGGCCTGCTGGAGGCCGACTACCGCAAGCTGGACCTCGACGCGGTGGGCGGCATCCTGGCCCGCGGCGGCACGATCCTCGGCTCCTCCCGGGTCCAGCCGGCCCATCTGCGGGACGGTGTGGAGCGGGCCCGGGGCCATGTCGCCGACCTCGGCCTGGACGCCATCATCCCGATCGGCGGCGAGGGCACGCTGAAGGCGGCCAACCTCCTCTCCGAGGCGGGGCTGCCCATCGTCGGCGTCCCCAAGACCATCGACAACGACATCTCCTCCACCGACGTCACCTTCGGCTTCGACACCGCCGTCGGGGTCGCGACCGAGGCGCTGGACCGGCTGAAGACCACCGCCGAGTCCCACCAGCGGGTGCTGATCGTCGAGGTGATGGGCCGTCACACCGGCTGGATCGCCCTGCACTCCGGGATGGCGGCCGGCGCCCACGCGATCGTGGTGCCCGAGCGCCCCTTCGACATCGACGAGCTGACCGAGCTGGTCGGCAAGCGCTTCTCGGCGGGCAAGAAGTTCGCCATCGTGGTGGTCGCCGAGGGTGCCAAGCCCCGTGCGGGCTCCATGCAGTTCGAGCAGGGCGTCAAGGACATCTACGGCCACGAGCGGTTCGCCGGGGTGGCCACGCAGCTCTCCGGGGAGCTGGAGCAGCGGCTCGGCAAGGAGGCCCGGCCGGTGATACTCGGCCATGTCCAGCGCGGCGGCACGCCGACCGCGTACGACCGGGTCCTGGCGACCCGGTTCGGCTGGCACGCGGTGGAGGCGGCGCACCGGGGCGAGTTCGGGATGCTGACCGCGCTGCGCGGCACCGACATCGTGATGGTCCCGCTGGCGGAGGCGGTCGAGACGCTGAAGACGGTCCCGGCCGAGCGGTACGCCGAGGCGGAGTGCGTGCTCTAG
- a CDS encoding cytochrome c oxidase assembly protein — translation MDHSGHGMNMDLPPFTLGRGLELSPDPFFLTGCLLALALYGYGVVRLRRRGDGWPVNRIVFFTVGVLSVALVMCTKLNDYGMVMFSVHMVQHMVISMLSPILLLLGAPVTLALRALPPAARGRTGPRELLLKLLHSRYMKIITHPAFTIPLFIASLYALYFTPVFDFLMGSKPGHIGMMVHFLAVGLVFFWPIMGVDPGPHRPGYVMRMLELFAGMPFHAFFGIALMMASTPMVKTYENPPASLGIDALSDQNWAGGIAWAFSEIPSVLVLIALVYQWYRSEQRTAKRSDRAADRDGDKELEAYNAYLASLQARQ, via the coding sequence ATGGATCACAGCGGGCACGGCATGAACATGGATCTGCCGCCGTTCACGCTGGGACGGGGGCTGGAGCTCTCGCCCGACCCGTTCTTCCTGACCGGCTGCCTCCTGGCGCTCGCCCTGTACGGGTACGGCGTGGTGCGGCTGCGTCGGCGCGGGGACGGCTGGCCGGTCAACCGGATCGTCTTCTTCACCGTGGGCGTGCTGAGTGTCGCGCTGGTGATGTGCACCAAGCTCAACGACTACGGCATGGTCATGTTCAGCGTGCACATGGTGCAGCACATGGTGATCAGCATGCTGTCGCCGATCCTGCTGCTCCTGGGCGCCCCGGTGACGCTGGCGCTGCGGGCGCTGCCGCCCGCCGCCCGGGGCCGGACCGGGCCGCGCGAGCTGCTCCTGAAGCTGCTGCACAGCCGGTACATGAAGATCATCACGCATCCGGCGTTCACGATCCCGCTCTTCATCGCGAGCCTGTACGCGCTGTACTTCACCCCGGTCTTCGACTTCCTGATGGGCTCCAAGCCCGGCCACATCGGGATGATGGTGCACTTCCTCGCCGTCGGCCTGGTCTTCTTCTGGCCGATCATGGGCGTGGACCCGGGCCCGCACCGGCCCGGCTATGTGATGCGGATGCTGGAGCTGTTCGCCGGGATGCCGTTCCACGCGTTCTTCGGGATCGCGCTGATGATGGCGAGCACCCCGATGGTCAAGACGTACGAGAATCCGCCCGCGTCCCTCGGCATCGACGCGCTCTCCGACCAGAACTGGGCGGGCGGCATCGCGTGGGCGTTCAGCGAGATCCCCTCGGTGCTGGTGCTGATCGCGCTGGTCTACCAGTGGTATCGCTCCGAGCAGCGCACGGCCAAGCGCTCGGACCGGGCCGCCGACCGCGACGGTGACAAGGAGCTGGAGGCGTACAACGCCTATCTCGCGTCATTGCAGGCGCGACAGTAG
- a CDS encoding lysophospholipid acyltransferase family protein yields MFYYVLKYVVLGPLLRVLFRPRIEGLENIPEDGAAIVAGNHLSFSDHFLMPAIIKRRITFLAKAEYFTGPGIKGKLTAAFFRSAGQIPVDRSGKDAGQAAIREGLGVLSKGELLGIYPEGTRSHDGRLYKGKVGVAVMAITAQVPVIPCAMLGTFEIQPPGQKLPKIKQVAIRFGEPLDFSRYAGMENQKAAIRAVTDEIMYAILELSGQEYVDEYAAKVKAAEQEAAPPRKFPKLRR; encoded by the coding sequence GTGTTTTATTACGTCCTGAAGTATGTCGTGCTGGGACCCCTGCTGCGGGTGCTGTTCCGCCCTCGTATCGAAGGTCTTGAGAACATCCCGGAGGACGGCGCGGCGATCGTCGCCGGGAACCATCTCTCCTTCTCCGACCACTTCCTCATGCCCGCCATCATCAAGCGGCGCATCACCTTCCTCGCGAAGGCCGAATACTTCACCGGACCGGGGATCAAGGGCAAGCTCACCGCCGCGTTCTTCCGCAGCGCGGGCCAGATCCCGGTGGACCGCTCGGGCAAGGACGCCGGGCAGGCGGCGATCCGCGAGGGCCTGGGCGTGCTGAGCAAGGGCGAGCTGCTGGGGATCTACCCGGAGGGCACCCGCTCGCACGACGGCCGGCTCTACAAGGGCAAGGTCGGGGTGGCGGTCATGGCGATCACCGCCCAGGTGCCGGTGATCCCGTGCGCCATGCTCGGCACGTTCGAGATCCAGCCGCCCGGCCAGAAACTCCCGAAGATCAAGCAGGTCGCGATCCGGTTCGGTGAGCCGCTGGACTTCTCGCGGTACGCGGGGATGGAGAACCAGAAGGCCGCGATCCGGGCGGTGACCGACGAGATCATGTACGCGATCCTGGAGCTGTCCGGCCAGGAGTACGTGGACGAGTACGCGGCGAAGGTGAAGGCCGCCGAGCAGGAGGCCGCGCCGCCGAGGAAGTTCCCCAAGCTGCGACGCTGA
- a CDS encoding NAD-dependent epimerase/dehydratase family protein, protein MLGATGQIGRAAVSALARDGWEVTAVSRGGGRDERWGDGVRALALDRDEEGALEKAVGEGCDVLVDMVAFDGTHARQLASLAGRVGSAVVISSGAVYEDDRGRSFDTQAEPDGFPRYPVPLPEKQRTVAPGDATYGTRKALLERELLAAGDALPVTLLRAGAVHGPYCRTPRELYFVKRLLDGRRRRVLAYGGESRFHPLHVANAAELIRLAARRPGSRVLNAADPQAPTVAEIGAAIDAVLGREAETVLVDGPAPEGGVGDTPWSGAHPVVYDMTAAERELGYRPVTGYVESLPETVEWLAGELAGRDWREAFPKMARNYGEALFGYAAEDAWLEAYDRDRR, encoded by the coding sequence GTGCTGGGAGCGACGGGACAGATCGGGCGGGCGGCGGTGAGCGCGCTCGCCCGGGACGGCTGGGAGGTGACCGCCGTCTCGCGCGGCGGCGGCCGGGACGAGCGGTGGGGCGACGGGGTCCGCGCGCTGGCCCTCGACCGGGACGAGGAAGGCGCGCTGGAGAAGGCGGTCGGCGAGGGCTGTGACGTCCTGGTCGACATGGTGGCGTTCGACGGGACGCACGCACGGCAGCTGGCTTCGCTCGCCGGGCGGGTCGGCTCGGCGGTCGTGATCTCCAGCGGTGCGGTGTACGAGGACGACCGCGGCCGCAGCTTCGACACCCAGGCCGAACCGGACGGCTTCCCGCGCTACCCCGTGCCGCTGCCGGAGAAGCAGCGCACGGTGGCACCGGGCGACGCGACGTACGGGACCCGGAAGGCGCTGCTGGAGCGGGAGCTGCTGGCGGCGGGCGACGCACTGCCGGTCACCCTGTTGCGGGCGGGCGCGGTCCACGGCCCGTACTGCCGCACACCGCGCGAGCTGTACTTCGTGAAGCGGCTGCTGGACGGGCGTCGGCGCCGGGTCCTCGCGTACGGCGGCGAGAGCCGCTTCCACCCGCTGCATGTCGCGAACGCGGCCGAGCTGATCCGCCTCGCCGCCCGCCGCCCCGGTTCGCGGGTGCTCAACGCGGCGGACCCGCAGGCGCCGACGGTGGCCGAGATCGGGGCGGCGATCGACGCGGTGCTGGGACGGGAGGCGGAGACGGTCCTGGTCGACGGCCCGGCGCCCGAGGGGGGCGTGGGCGATACGCCGTGGAGCGGGGCGCATCCCGTCGTGTACGACATGACGGCGGCGGAGCGGGAGCTCGGGTACCGGCCGGTGACGGGGTACGTGGAGTCGCTCCCGGAGACCGTGGAGTGGCTGGCCGGGGAGCTGGCGGGGCGGGACTGGCGGGAGGCGTTCCCGAAGATGGCGCGGAACTACGGGGAGGCGCTCTTCGGCTATGCGGCGGAGGACGCGTGGCTGGAGGCGTACGACCGGGACCGGCGCTGA
- a CDS encoding alpha/beta hydrolase, giving the protein MGRTAVLGAAGALIAGTLVAGAITAPAASADGRHHGRAGAEARGVRIAAERAGRAGIEWKNCPEDWGLAAPIQCGWVTVPLDYAQPDGRKIKLAVDRHVSTGTKGERQGALVYNPGGPGGSGMRFPTRITTKNPLWTKTAKAYDFVGFDPRGVGRSAPISCVDPQEFVKAPKADPVPDNEADKRAQRKLAREYAEGCGERSGAMLPHMTTPNTARDLDVIRAALGEKKLNFLGVSYGTYLGAVYGTLFPTHVRRMVVDSVVNPARENIWYRANLNQDIAFQMRWDDWKAWVAQHDSVYGIGDTPQKVEKEWLKLRAAAKKKPIGGVVGPAELIGFFQSAPYYDSAWAPTAKTWSAYRAGDTQALIDAAAPDMDDLAGNAAAENGNAVYNAVECADAKWPTDWRTWDRDNTRLHQKYPFMTWANAWMNLPCATWPAKQQTPLNVKTGKGLPPVLIVQATRDAATPYEGAVELHQRFKGSRLITEKGAGSHGVTGLVNPCVNERVDTYLLTGKTDRRDVTCTPHATPKP; this is encoded by the coding sequence GTGGGACGTACAGCAGTGCTCGGCGCGGCCGGCGCGCTGATCGCGGGCACGCTCGTGGCCGGAGCGATAACCGCGCCCGCCGCCAGCGCGGACGGCCGCCACCACGGCCGGGCGGGCGCCGAGGCGCGCGGAGTCAGGATCGCCGCCGAGCGGGCGGGCAGGGCCGGGATCGAGTGGAAGAACTGCCCGGAGGACTGGGGGCTGGCCGCCCCCATCCAGTGCGGCTGGGTGACCGTGCCGCTGGACTACGCCCAACCGGACGGCAGGAAGATCAAGCTCGCCGTCGACCGGCACGTCAGCACCGGCACCAAGGGCGAGCGCCAGGGCGCCCTGGTCTACAACCCGGGCGGGCCCGGCGGTTCGGGGATGCGCTTCCCCACCCGCATCACCACCAAGAACCCGCTCTGGACCAAGACCGCGAAGGCGTACGACTTCGTCGGATTCGACCCGCGCGGGGTGGGCCGCTCGGCGCCCATCTCCTGTGTGGATCCCCAGGAGTTCGTCAAGGCGCCGAAGGCCGACCCGGTCCCCGACAACGAGGCCGACAAGCGCGCGCAGCGCAAGCTCGCCCGTGAGTACGCCGAGGGGTGCGGCGAGCGCAGCGGCGCGATGCTGCCGCACATGACCACGCCCAACACCGCCCGCGACCTGGACGTCATCAGGGCCGCCCTCGGGGAGAAGAAGCTCAACTTCCTCGGCGTCTCCTACGGCACCTACCTGGGCGCCGTCTACGGCACGCTCTTCCCCACCCACGTACGCCGCATGGTCGTCGACAGCGTCGTCAACCCGGCGCGGGAGAACATCTGGTACCGGGCGAACCTGAACCAGGACATCGCCTTCCAGATGCGCTGGGACGACTGGAAGGCGTGGGTCGCGCAGCACGACTCCGTCTACGGCATCGGCGACACCCCGCAGAAGGTGGAGAAGGAGTGGCTGAAGCTCCGCGCGGCCGCGAAGAAGAAGCCCATCGGCGGCGTCGTCGGACCGGCCGAGCTGATCGGTTTCTTCCAGAGCGCCCCGTACTACGACTCCGCCTGGGCGCCCACCGCCAAGACCTGGAGCGCCTACCGGGCCGGTGACACCCAGGCGCTGATCGACGCCGCCGCCCCCGACATGGACGACCTCGCGGGCAACGCGGCGGCCGAGAACGGCAACGCCGTCTACAACGCCGTGGAGTGCGCGGACGCCAAGTGGCCCACCGACTGGCGCACTTGGGACCGGGACAACACCCGGCTGCACCAGAAGTACCCGTTCATGACGTGGGCCAACGCCTGGATGAACCTGCCCTGCGCCACCTGGCCGGCCAAGCAGCAGACCCCGCTCAACGTGAAGACCGGCAAGGGGCTGCCCCCGGTCCTCATCGTGCAGGCCACCCGCGACGCCGCCACCCCGTACGAGGGCGCCGTCGAACTGCACCAGCGGTTCAAGGGCTCGCGGCTCATCACCGAGAAGGGCGCCGGGTCCCACGGCGTCACCGGGCTGGTCAACCCGTGCGTCAACGAGCGGGTGGACACCTACCTGCTCACCGGGAAGACCGACCGCCGCGACGTGACGTGCACCCCGCACGCCACGCCGAAGCCGTAG
- a CDS encoding urease accessory protein UreD, giving the protein MSVHATARLRAEPDGRGGTALPVLESAGPLALRRTRSPLPTHARATVVGAMSAPLNGDRLAIEAEAADGARLTVDAAAATVALPGARPDGEPSTYGIRLTVGEGATLHWLPEQLVSAHGSDLHQTTRVELAPTARLLLREEQILGRHGEPAGALTTRLTVRRAGRPLLDQQLAYGPGAPGGWDGPAVLGGHRAVGQLLLADPSFEDAPLPARLLAPTAALTPLAGPAVLVTAVAADARLLREILDEAMRELLDGLKADTGNG; this is encoded by the coding sequence ATGAGCGTCCACGCCACCGCCCGCCTCCGCGCCGAACCCGACGGCCGGGGCGGGACCGCGCTGCCCGTCCTGGAGTCCGCCGGGCCGCTCGCGCTCCGCCGCACCCGCTCACCGCTCCCCACCCACGCCCGGGCCACCGTCGTCGGCGCCATGAGCGCCCCGCTCAACGGCGACCGGCTGGCGATCGAGGCCGAGGCCGCCGACGGCGCACGCCTCACCGTCGACGCGGCGGCGGCCACGGTGGCGCTCCCGGGCGCACGGCCGGACGGCGAGCCCTCCACGTACGGCATACGCCTGACCGTGGGGGAGGGGGCCACCCTGCACTGGCTCCCCGAACAGCTCGTCTCCGCCCACGGCAGCGATCTGCACCAGACCACCCGCGTCGAACTCGCCCCCACGGCCCGCCTGTTGCTCCGCGAGGAGCAGATCCTCGGCCGCCACGGCGAACCCGCCGGCGCCCTCACCACCCGGCTCACCGTCCGCCGCGCTGGCCGCCCGCTCCTGGACCAGCAACTCGCCTACGGGCCCGGCGCACCCGGCGGCTGGGACGGCCCCGCCGTCCTCGGCGGCCACCGGGCGGTCGGCCAACTCCTCCTGGCCGACCCGTCCTTCGAGGACGCCCCGCTCCCCGCCCGCCTGCTCGCCCCCACCGCCGCCCTCACCCCGCTCGCCGGACCCGCCGTCCTGGTCACCGCGGTGGCCGCCGACGCCCGCCTGCTGCGCGAGATCCTGGACGAGGCGATGCGCGAACTGCTGGACGGGCTCAAAGCGGACACCGGTAACGGCTGA
- the ureG gene encoding urease accessory protein UreG, with product MHLGHTHDGPAAVSADATRPDGTRRALRIGLGGPVGSGKTATVAALCRELRDRLSIAVVTNDIYTREDAAFLLRNAVLPPERIQAVETGACPHTAIRDDISANLEAVEDLEDAVGPLDLVLVESGGDNLTATFSKGLVDAQVFVIDVAGGDDIPRKGGPGVTTADLLVINKTDLAPYVGSDLQRMARDAKEQRGELPVLFTSLTSAEGVGPVADWVRAQLAAWTA from the coding sequence ATGCACCTCGGCCACACCCACGACGGCCCCGCAGCCGTCAGCGCCGACGCCACCCGCCCCGACGGCACCCGGCGCGCCCTGCGCATCGGGCTCGGCGGCCCCGTCGGCTCCGGCAAGACGGCCACCGTCGCCGCCCTCTGCCGCGAGCTGCGCGACCGGCTCTCCATCGCCGTCGTCACCAACGACATCTACACCCGCGAGGACGCCGCCTTCCTGCTGCGCAACGCCGTCCTGCCGCCCGAGCGCATCCAGGCCGTCGAGACGGGTGCCTGCCCGCACACCGCGATCCGCGACGACATCTCCGCCAACCTCGAAGCCGTCGAGGACCTGGAGGACGCGGTCGGCCCACTCGACCTGGTCCTCGTCGAGTCCGGCGGCGACAACCTCACCGCCACCTTCTCCAAGGGGCTCGTCGACGCCCAGGTCTTCGTCATCGACGTGGCGGGCGGCGACGACATCCCGCGCAAGGGCGGCCCCGGCGTCACCACCGCGGACCTCCTCGTCATCAACAAGACCGACCTCGCCCCCTACGTCGGCTCCGACCTCCAGCGGATGGCCCGCGACGCCAAGGAGCAGCGCGGTGAACTCCCCGTACTCTTCACCTCGTTGACCTCCGCCGAGGGCGTCGGACCGGTCGCCGACTGGGTGCGGGCTCAGCTCGCCGCCTGGACCGCATGA
- a CDS encoding urease accessory UreF family protein — MSRAALLVLADGRFPAGGHAHSGGAEPAVTQGRIRDADDLAAFCRGRLHTTGLTAAALAAAAAHGLDPLALDEAADARTPSPALRATARKLGRQLMRAARATWPSPELDALAAARPRGAHQPVVLGLTARAAGLDPEDAAHCVAYETVSGPATAVVRLLSLDPFHATAVLARLAPELDQVAAQAAEAARHGIDALPAASAPLLDITAEAHAAWPVRLFAS, encoded by the coding sequence ATGTCACGCGCAGCCCTGCTCGTCCTCGCCGACGGCCGGTTCCCCGCCGGAGGCCACGCCCACTCCGGCGGCGCCGAACCGGCCGTCACCCAGGGCCGCATCCGCGACGCGGACGACCTCGCCGCCTTCTGCCGGGGCCGCCTGCACACCACCGGGCTCACGGCCGCCGCCCTCGCCGCGGCGGCCGCCCACGGCCTCGACCCGCTCGCGCTGGACGAGGCCGCCGACGCCCGTACGCCCTCACCGGCTCTACGGGCCACCGCCCGCAAGCTCGGCCGTCAGCTGATGCGGGCCGCCCGCGCCACCTGGCCGAGCCCCGAACTCGACGCGCTCGCCGCCGCCCGGCCGCGCGGCGCCCACCAGCCCGTCGTCCTCGGCCTCACCGCGAGGGCGGCCGGGCTGGACCCCGAGGACGCCGCGCACTGCGTCGCGTACGAGACGGTCAGCGGACCGGCCACCGCCGTGGTCCGGCTGCTCTCCCTCGACCCCTTCCACGCCACCGCCGTACTCGCCCGCCTCGCTCCCGAGCTGGACCAGGTGGCCGCTCAGGCCGCCGAGGCCGCCCGGCACGGCATCGACGCCCTGCCCGCCGCCTCGGCACCGCTCCTCGACATCACCGCCGAGGCGCACGCCGCCTGGCCGGTCCGCCTCTTCGCGTCCTGA
- a CDS encoding urease subunit alpha: protein MADLDRAVYADLFGPTTGDRIRLADTDLFVEIEEDRSGGPGRAGDEAVFGGGKVIRESMGQARTTRAEGAPDTVITGAVVIDHWGIVKADIGIREGRITGIGKAGNPDTMDGVHPDLVIGPETEIIAGNGKFVTAGAVDAHVHFISPTLLDQALSSGITTLVGGGTGPAEGTKATTITPGPWHLARMFEALETFPVNIGLLGKGNTTSRDAMYSQLRGGALGFKIHEDWGATPAAIDACLTVCEETGAQLAIHTDTLNEAGFVADTLAAIAGRSIHAYHTEGAGGGHAPDIITVVSEPYVLPSSTNPTRPHTVNTIEEHLDMLMVCHHLNPAVPEDLAFAESRIRPSTIAAEDILHDLGAISIISSDSQAMGRIGEVILRTWQTAHVMKKRRGALAGDGAADNHRVRRYVAKYTINPAVAQGLDREIGSVESGKLADLVLWDPAFFGVKPQTVIKGGQIAYAQMGDANASIPTPQPVLPRPMFGALGRAAARGSFNFVTETAIEDGLPERLGLDKQFTPITSTRGVTKADMRENDAMPHVHVDPDSFAVTIDGEPVEPAPAAELPMAQRYFLF from the coding sequence ATGGCTGACCTCGACAGGGCCGTGTACGCGGACCTCTTCGGCCCCACCACCGGCGACCGCATCCGGCTCGCCGACACCGACCTCTTCGTCGAGATCGAGGAGGACCGCTCCGGCGGCCCCGGACGCGCGGGCGACGAGGCGGTCTTCGGCGGCGGCAAGGTGATCCGCGAGTCCATGGGGCAGGCCCGCACCACCCGGGCCGAGGGCGCACCCGACACCGTCATCACCGGCGCGGTCGTCATCGACCACTGGGGCATCGTCAAGGCCGACATCGGCATCCGCGAGGGCCGCATCACCGGCATCGGCAAGGCCGGGAACCCGGACACCATGGACGGGGTCCACCCCGACCTGGTGATCGGCCCGGAGACCGAGATCATCGCGGGCAACGGCAAGTTCGTCACGGCCGGAGCGGTCGACGCGCACGTCCACTTCATCTCGCCGACCCTTCTCGACCAGGCGCTCTCCAGCGGCATCACCACCCTCGTCGGCGGCGGCACCGGACCCGCCGAGGGCACCAAGGCCACCACCATCACCCCGGGTCCCTGGCACCTTGCCCGGATGTTCGAGGCGCTGGAGACCTTCCCGGTCAACATCGGGCTGCTCGGCAAGGGCAACACCACATCCCGCGACGCCATGTACTCCCAACTGCGGGGCGGTGCCCTGGGGTTCAAGATCCACGAGGACTGGGGCGCCACCCCGGCCGCCATCGATGCCTGTCTCACCGTCTGCGAGGAGACCGGCGCCCAGCTCGCCATCCACACCGACACCCTCAACGAGGCCGGGTTCGTCGCCGACACCCTCGCCGCCATCGCCGGGCGTTCCATCCACGCGTACCACACCGAGGGCGCGGGCGGCGGGCACGCGCCCGACATCATCACCGTGGTCTCGGAGCCGTACGTCCTGCCCAGCTCCACCAACCCGACCCGGCCGCACACCGTCAACACCATCGAGGAACACCTCGACATGCTGATGGTCTGCCACCACCTCAACCCGGCCGTCCCCGAGGACCTCGCCTTCGCGGAGTCCCGGATCCGGCCCTCCACCATCGCGGCCGAGGACATCCTCCACGACCTCGGCGCCATCTCGATCATCTCCTCGGACTCGCAGGCGATGGGCCGCATCGGCGAGGTGATCCTGCGGACCTGGCAGACCGCCCACGTCATGAAGAAGCGGCGCGGCGCGCTGGCCGGGGACGGGGCGGCCGACAACCACCGAGTCCGTCGCTATGTCGCCAAATACACCATCAACCCGGCCGTCGCCCAGGGCCTGGACCGGGAGATCGGCTCGGTGGAAAGCGGGAAGCTCGCCGACCTCGTGCTCTGGGACCCGGCGTTCTTCGGGGTGAAGCCGCAGACCGTCATCAAGGGCGGCCAGATCGCGTACGCGCAGATGGGCGACGCCAACGCCTCCATCCCGACGCCCCAACCGGTGCTGCCCCGGCCGATGTTCGGCGCACTGGGCCGGGCGGCGGCACGCGGCTCCTTCAACTTCGTCACAGAGACGGCGATCGAGGACGGCCTGCCCGAACGGCTCGGCCTGGACAAGCAGTTCACACCGATCACCAGCACCCGGGGCGTCACCAAGGCGGACATGCGGGAGAACGACGCCATGCCGCACGTCCACGTCGACCCCGACAGCTTCGCCGTCACCATCGACGGCGAACCGGTCGAACCCGCACCGGCGGCGGAACTGCCCATGGCCCAGCGCTACTTCCTCTTCTGA
- a CDS encoding urease subunit beta gives MIPGEILYGNGGIALNEGRPVTRLTVLNAADRPVQVGSHYHFAEANPGLRFDRDAAHGLRLHIAAGTAVRFEPGIPVDVELVPLSGRRIVPGLRGETGGALDG, from the coding sequence ATGATTCCCGGAGAGATCCTGTACGGGAACGGGGGCATTGCCCTCAACGAGGGGCGTCCCGTCACCCGCCTCACCGTCCTCAACGCCGCCGACCGCCCCGTCCAGGTCGGCTCCCACTACCACTTCGCCGAGGCCAACCCCGGGCTGCGCTTCGACCGGGACGCCGCCCACGGGCTGCGGCTGCACATCGCGGCCGGCACGGCGGTCCGCTTCGAACCCGGCATCCCCGTCGACGTCGAACTCGTCCCCCTCTCCGGCCGGCGCATCGTCCCCGGCCTGCGCGGCGAGACCGGAGGTGCCCTCGATGGCTGA
- a CDS encoding urease subunit gamma has product MQLTPHEQERLLIHVAADVADKRRARGLKLNHPEAVALITAHLLEGARDGRTVAELMASGRKLLTRDEVMEGIPEMLHDVQVEATFPDGTKLVTVHDPIV; this is encoded by the coding sequence GTGCAACTTACCCCGCACGAGCAGGAACGCCTGCTCATCCATGTGGCCGCCGACGTGGCCGACAAGCGCCGGGCACGCGGGCTGAAGCTCAATCACCCCGAAGCCGTCGCCCTCATCACCGCCCATTTGCTCGAAGGCGCCCGCGACGGCCGCACCGTCGCCGAACTCATGGCGTCCGGCCGCAAGCTGCTCACCCGGGACGAGGTCATGGAGGGCATCCCCGAGATGCTCCACGACGTCCAGGTCGAGGCCACCTTCCCGGACGGCACCAAGCTCGTCACCGTCCACGACCCGATCGTCTGA
- a CDS encoding TetR/AcrR family transcriptional regulator, with protein MARVSQEHLDARRRQILDGAARCFARSGFHGTSMQDVLKEVGLSAGAVYRYFPGKEDIIAAITEETFAAIRDAFEEAGRVVPPPTPDVLLSSVLGRVLSGELHGLDRRTFAALAVQLWSETLRDRRLAAQLDEGYATMRTAWTGLVEAYRDAGLLGGDVVADHMARTMIATAQGFIVQEALFGDVRPEVLEDGLHGLMSMGPQKPS; from the coding sequence ATGGCTCGTGTATCCCAGGAACACCTCGACGCCCGGCGCCGCCAGATCCTCGACGGAGCGGCGCGCTGCTTCGCCCGCAGCGGATTCCACGGCACGTCCATGCAGGACGTCCTCAAGGAGGTGGGCCTCTCCGCCGGTGCGGTCTACCGCTATTTCCCCGGCAAGGAGGACATCATCGCGGCCATCACCGAGGAGACCTTCGCCGCCATCCGCGACGCGTTCGAGGAGGCCGGCCGCGTGGTTCCGCCGCCCACCCCGGACGTGCTGCTGAGCAGTGTCCTCGGGCGGGTGCTCTCGGGTGAGCTGCACGGGCTGGATCGCCGGACCTTCGCCGCCCTCGCCGTACAGCTCTGGTCCGAGACGCTGCGCGACCGGCGGCTCGCGGCGCAGCTGGACGAGGGGTACGCCACGATGCGCACCGCCTGGACCGGGCTGGTCGAGGCCTACCGGGACGCCGGGCTCCTGGGCGGCGACGTGGTGGCCGACCACATGGCGCGGACGATGATCGCCACCGCCCAGGGCTTCATCGTGCAGGAGGCCCTCTTCGGGGACGTACGCCCCGAGGTGCTGGAGGACGGCTTGCACGGGCTGATGTCCATGGGCCCGCAAAAGCCCAGTTAA